In Juglans microcarpa x Juglans regia isolate MS1-56 chromosome 4S, Jm3101_v1.0, whole genome shotgun sequence, a single window of DNA contains:
- the LOC121262174 gene encoding serine/threonine-protein phosphatase 6 regulatory ankyrin repeat subunit B-like: MDPSMTDDLTNPELGNVLFGKAMKGRWGEVVDICTENPWSLVAGITRLEDTRLHLAVSGGQEETVRKLTCIISEQPNHEMLLRVKNERGNTALHIAALMENEAMCECIARVDFSLIGERNQEGETPLFTTVLFGKKQAFQCLYDLCPPNERYSCSRYMRGDTILHCAIFGDHFDLALRIIELYGERLVNAVNEVGITPLHLLVDKPSAFRSGSRLGVFERIIYQCTYI; this comes from the exons ATGGATCCGTCGATGACAGATGATCTAACGAATCCAGAATTGGGGAACGTTTTGTTCGGAAAGGCCATGAAAGGGAGATGGGGTGAAGTCGTCGATATATGTACGGAAAACCCATGGTCTCTGGTGGCCGGAATCACCAGGTTGGAGGACACACGGTTACACCTAGCTGTCTCTGGCGGCCAAGAGGAGACGGTCCGAAAACTCACATGTATTATCTCTGAACAGCCAAATCACGAAATGCTACTCAGGGTTAAAAATGAGAGAGGGAACACCGCTCTCCACATCGCTGCACTGATGGAGAATGAGGCCATGTGTGAGTGCATAGCAAGAGTTGATTTTTCACTGATCGGAGAACGTAACCAAGAGGGAGAGACTCCTCTTTTCACCACAGTGCTCTTCGGCAAAAAACAAGCCTTCCAATGCCTTTACGATTTGTGTCCCCCAAATGAGCGCTACAGTTGTTCCAGATATATGCGTGGTGACACGATTCTTCACTGCGCCATTTTTGGAGACCATTTTG ATTTGGCATTGCGAATAATTGAGTTGTATGGGGAAAGACTGGTAAACGCTGTCAATGAGGTTGGAATCACACCTCTCCATCTACTAGTGGACAAGCCTTCGGCTTTCCGAAGCGGCAGCCGCCTTGGAGTTTTCGAACGAATCATTTATCAGTGTACGTACATATGA